The following coding sequences lie in one Rhizobium binae genomic window:
- a CDS encoding GFA family protein yields the protein MVSLCHCRDCQRRTGAVAGSGAIFEKAAVTTEGERKLFEREGADGRNVRFHFCPNCGTSLYWEGDFNPNLCIVAVGAFADPTFPAPLVSVYEQSRHDWFQLPEGMTRAQHGLVSPAATFDDQPRGK from the coding sequence ATGGTAAGCCTATGCCACTGCCGCGACTGCCAGCGCAGAACGGGTGCCGTTGCGGGCAGCGGTGCGATCTTTGAGAAGGCCGCGGTGACGACCGAGGGAGAGCGGAAGCTCTTCGAGCGCGAAGGCGCGGACGGGCGCAATGTTCGCTTCCATTTCTGCCCAAACTGCGGAACCTCCTTGTATTGGGAGGGCGATTTCAATCCCAATCTCTGCATCGTCGCCGTCGGCGCCTTCGCAGACCCGACATTCCCCGCGCCGCTGGTTTCCGTCTACGAACAATCCAGGCATGACTGGTTCCAGCTTCCGGAAGGCATGACGCGTGCGCAGCACGGATTGGTTTCGCCGGCCGCTACCTTCGATGATCAGCCGCGGGGCAAGTGA
- a CDS encoding class I adenylate-forming enzyme family protein, which produces MPIHAELLRHAKDRPDKPALVIDGSTLSYGALYLHARAICRFLHELPRSGNRAHHLPGVGKLVALSLGNHIGFAEYFTAATALPNACAVIDPMMPPERIERIIERLAPDILVVDDDAAPGAEIARRLDIPVVVAGAEPFDLSAAAADLPCDAEGIFLIGFTSGTTAEPKAYFRSREQWRRSLDRGRFVFELADGPSTLCPGALAHGLALYALVEALDAGGTFHSVRKWHPASVARILAFEKIERLVAVPTHIAGIARASAGEPALTAMRDVLTAGAKLNLNEVESMRRLFPNARIREYYGASEIGFMTVSTLVGGPVDFPIDRVGQAYPGVGISIRDPEGNDVGADVPGTIFVKSDLIADGYLWGDDGQAFRVTQAGATVGDLGEIDAGGMLRVIGRAGGMMISGGNNVYPAEVESALKTCPGVEDAVVFGLPDAYYGQQIVAVVSGEAVDAKILASHCADKLARFKIPKQFYHIASWPMTSSGKILRGRVEAAVTAGDGLVLRLPA; this is translated from the coding sequence ATGCCGATCCATGCAGAGCTTCTTCGCCACGCCAAGGACAGGCCCGACAAGCCGGCGCTAGTGATCGACGGCAGTACCCTGAGCTATGGCGCGCTCTATCTGCATGCCCGGGCGATCTGCCGCTTTCTCCATGAGCTTCCGCGCTCCGGCAACCGGGCGCACCATCTGCCCGGCGTCGGGAAGCTCGTGGCCTTGAGCCTCGGCAACCATATCGGCTTTGCCGAATATTTCACGGCGGCGACCGCCTTGCCGAATGCCTGCGCCGTCATCGACCCGATGATGCCGCCGGAAAGGATCGAGCGGATCATCGAACGGCTGGCGCCGGATATACTCGTCGTCGATGATGATGCCGCGCCGGGTGCCGAGATCGCCCGCAGGCTCGACATTCCAGTCGTCGTCGCCGGCGCCGAGCCCTTCGATCTCTCCGCAGCCGCAGCCGACCTGCCTTGCGATGCCGAGGGCATCTTCCTGATCGGCTTCACATCAGGCACCACCGCCGAGCCGAAAGCCTATTTCCGCTCGCGCGAGCAATGGCGCCGCAGCCTCGATCGCGGGCGTTTCGTCTTCGAACTCGCAGACGGGCCCTCGACCCTCTGCCCCGGCGCTCTCGCGCATGGATTGGCGCTTTACGCCCTGGTCGAGGCGCTCGATGCCGGAGGAACCTTTCATTCGGTGCGGAAATGGCACCCGGCTTCTGTCGCGCGCATTCTCGCCTTCGAAAAGATCGAACGGCTGGTTGCCGTCCCGACCCATATCGCCGGCATCGCGCGGGCCTCTGCCGGCGAACCGGCTCTGACCGCGATGCGCGACGTTCTCACCGCCGGCGCCAAGCTGAACCTCAACGAAGTCGAATCCATGCGCCGGCTTTTTCCCAATGCGCGCATCCGGGAATATTACGGCGCGTCCGAGATCGGCTTCATGACGGTCTCGACGCTCGTCGGCGGGCCGGTCGATTTCCCGATCGACCGGGTGGGGCAGGCCTATCCCGGCGTCGGAATCTCCATCCGCGACCCCGAGGGAAACGATGTCGGCGCCGATGTGCCGGGCACCATCTTCGTGAAAAGCGATCTGATCGCCGACGGTTATCTCTGGGGCGATGACGGCCAGGCGTTCCGGGTGACGCAGGCGGGGGCGACGGTCGGCGATCTCGGCGAGATCGATGCCGGCGGCATGCTGCGGGTGATCGGGCGGGCGGGCGGCATGATGATATCGGGCGGCAACAACGTCTATCCCGCCGAAGTCGAGAGCGCCCTCAAAACCTGCCCCGGGGTCGAGGATGCCGTCGTCTTCGGCCTGCCGGATGCCTATTACGGCCAACAGATCGTCGCCGTCGTCTCGGGCGAGGCGGTCGATGCAAAAATTCTGGCCAGCCATTGCGCAGACAAGCTCGCCAGGTTCAAAATTCCCAAGCAGTTCTACCATATCGCCTCCTGGCCGATGACGAGCAGCGGCAAGATATTAAGGGGGCGGGTGGAAGCAGCAGTCACTGCGGGAGACGGTCTTGTCCTACGCCTACCAGCCTGA
- a CDS encoding acyl-CoA thioesterase, whose translation MSVDDRPLASFRVSMRDIDVYGHVHNSVYLDYCEDAVVEFLRHREILSHFRHTSSGVGYHVKKAEITFHNPIDIDDVIEAKVAVERIGRSSLSFAIELFRRRDGAHCASAGLIWVCVSLSDSRPTPIPEATRAALSQD comes from the coding sequence ATGAGTGTCGACGACAGGCCTTTAGCATCCTTCCGGGTCTCGATGCGAGATATCGACGTCTATGGCCATGTCCATAATTCGGTCTATCTCGATTATTGCGAGGACGCCGTCGTCGAGTTCCTGCGGCACCGGGAGATTCTAAGCCACTTCCGCCATACATCCTCCGGGGTCGGCTATCACGTGAAGAAGGCGGAGATCACCTTTCACAATCCCATCGATATTGACGACGTCATCGAGGCGAAGGTCGCCGTCGAACGGATCGGGCGCTCCAGCCTCTCTTTCGCGATAGAGCTTTTCCGACGGCGCGACGGTGCCCATTGCGCATCGGCCGGCCTTATCTGGGTCTGCGTCAGCCTCTCCGACAGCCGCCCGACGCCGATTCCCGAGGCGACCAGAGCCGCCTTGTCGCAGGACTGA
- a CDS encoding cystathionine gamma-synthase family protein has protein sequence MTAPHPSKTHIGNHALHPETQMLNYGYDPELSEGAVKPPVFLTSTFVFNSAEDGRDFFDYVSGRREPPAGKGAGLVYSRFNHPNSEIVEDRLAVYERAESGALFSSGMAAIATTLFAFVRPGDAILHSQPLYGGTETLLAKTFLNFGVAAVGFVDGVSESSVQTAADEAVVKGRVSVILIETPANPTNSLVDVAMIRRVADAIGAKQGHTPIIVCDNTLLGPVFQRPIEYGADISLYSLTKYVGGHSDLIAGAVLGRKAVIKQVKALRGAIGTQLDPHSCWMLGRSLETLQLRMERANSNARAVADFLRDHPKVEKVHYLPYHDSESPSGRTFAAQCTGAGSTFSFDIRGGQPASFKFLNALQVFKLAVSLGGTESLASHPATMTHSGVPADVRERIGVLESTIRLSIGIEHPDDLIADLELALQAA, from the coding sequence ATGACCGCCCCGCATCCTTCCAAAACCCACATCGGCAATCACGCGCTGCACCCCGAAACGCAGATGCTGAACTACGGCTACGATCCCGAACTCTCGGAAGGGGCGGTCAAGCCCCCGGTGTTCCTGACCTCCACCTTCGTCTTCAACTCCGCCGAGGACGGGCGCGATTTTTTCGACTACGTCTCGGGTCGGCGCGAGCCGCCGGCCGGCAAGGGCGCCGGCCTCGTCTATTCACGCTTCAATCATCCCAACAGCGAGATCGTCGAGGACAGGCTTGCCGTCTATGAGCGGGCCGAAAGCGGCGCACTGTTTTCCTCGGGCATGGCGGCGATCGCCACCACCCTGTTCGCCTTCGTGCGGCCGGGCGATGCGATCCTGCATTCCCAGCCGCTCTATGGCGGCACGGAAACCTTGCTGGCAAAGACCTTCCTCAATTTCGGCGTCGCCGCCGTCGGCTTTGTCGATGGCGTCAGCGAGAGTTCGGTACAGACGGCGGCCGATGAGGCCGTCGTCAAGGGCCGGGTCTCGGTCATCCTGATCGAAACACCAGCCAATCCGACCAATAGCCTGGTCGACGTCGCAATGATCCGGCGTGTGGCCGATGCGATCGGCGCAAAGCAGGGGCATACGCCGATCATCGTCTGCGACAATACCTTGCTCGGGCCGGTGTTCCAGCGGCCGATCGAGTATGGCGCCGACATCTCGCTCTATTCGCTGACCAAATATGTCGGCGGCCATTCCGATCTGATCGCCGGCGCCGTTCTCGGCCGCAAGGCGGTGATCAAGCAGGTCAAGGCGCTGCGCGGCGCGATCGGCACGCAGCTCGATCCTCATTCCTGCTGGATGCTCGGTCGTTCGCTGGAAACCTTGCAGCTGCGTATGGAACGGGCAAACAGCAATGCGCGGGCTGTCGCCGATTTCCTGCGCGATCACCCGAAGGTCGAGAAGGTTCATTACCTACCCTACCATGATTCGGAATCGCCATCGGGCCGCACCTTCGCCGCGCAATGCACTGGCGCCGGCTCGACCTTCTCCTTCGACATTCGCGGGGGCCAGCCGGCCTCGTTCAAATTCCTGAATGCGCTGCAGGTCTTCAAGCTCGCCGTCAGCCTGGGCGGCACGGAATCGCTTGCGAGCCACCCGGCGACGATGACGCATTCCGGCGTGCCCGCTGATGTGCGTGAGCGCATCGGCGTGCTGGAATCGACGATCCGCCTGTCGATCGGCATCGAGCACCCGGATGATCTCATCGCCGATCTGGAACTGGCGCTGCAGGCGGCCTGA
- a CDS encoding YihY/virulence factor BrkB family protein — MADALHLKRFPIAALIMAAAVGAFMLVEARQQASMAPGKTGRAGDDHGRSAATPEAIPMSGLRDVFWRLFHEVLDDRVTLIAAGVTFYLLLALFPALAALVSLYGLIADPVTISEHLRELAVLLPPGAFDLLADQIKALVENRESTLGITFFVGLGIALWSTHSGTLAIFDAMNVAYEEREKRSLVRLNLIGLCFTLCAMLFAVIMVVLVGVMPVVLSYLWLDQFKEQMALLLRWPLLLSVVAVAVTLVYRFGPSREPPRIRWMTWGAVLTAVAWAAMSLGFSFYLEHFANYNATYGTLGALIGFLIWMWLSVVILIVGAELNAELEHQTARDTTTGHPLPMGVRGAYVADTLGETVS, encoded by the coding sequence ATGGCAGACGCGCTTCACCTCAAGAGGTTCCCCATCGCCGCTCTCATAATGGCCGCGGCGGTCGGTGCGTTTATGTTGGTGGAGGCGCGACAGCAAGCTTCGATGGCTCCCGGGAAAACCGGCCGGGCGGGTGACGATCATGGGCGCAGCGCCGCCACGCCGGAGGCTATTCCGATGAGCGGTCTTCGCGATGTATTCTGGCGCCTCTTTCATGAGGTCCTCGACGACCGGGTCACCCTCATTGCCGCGGGCGTCACCTTCTATCTGCTCCTGGCCCTGTTCCCTGCTCTGGCGGCCTTGGTCTCGCTGTATGGCTTGATCGCCGATCCCGTAACCATCTCCGAACATCTGCGCGAACTGGCTGTCCTCCTGCCGCCCGGCGCTTTCGATCTGCTTGCCGATCAGATCAAGGCGCTGGTCGAAAACCGCGAGAGCACGCTCGGGATAACCTTTTTCGTCGGTCTCGGTATTGCGCTCTGGAGCACGCATAGTGGCACGCTGGCGATCTTCGACGCGATGAACGTCGCCTATGAGGAGAGGGAGAAACGCAGCCTCGTGCGGCTGAACCTGATCGGCCTCTGCTTCACGCTATGCGCGATGCTCTTCGCCGTCATCATGGTGGTGCTCGTCGGCGTCATGCCGGTCGTGCTCTCCTATCTCTGGCTCGATCAGTTCAAGGAGCAGATGGCGCTTCTCCTGAGATGGCCGCTGCTTCTCTCCGTCGTGGCCGTGGCCGTGACACTGGTCTACCGCTTCGGTCCGAGCCGCGAACCGCCCAGAATACGGTGGATGACCTGGGGCGCAGTCCTGACCGCCGTGGCCTGGGCCGCCATGTCGCTCGGCTTCTCCTTCTATCTCGAGCATTTCGCCAATTACAACGCGACCTACGGTACCCTCGGCGCACTGATCGGTTTCCTCATCTGGATGTGGCTTTCCGTCGTCATTCTCATCGTCGGCGCGGAGCTCAATGCCGAGCTGGAGCATCAGACGGCGCGGGACACGACGACGGGCCACCCGCTGCCGATGGGCGTGCGCGGAGCCTATGTCGCGGACACTTTGGGCGAGACCGTGAGCTGA
- a CDS encoding LysR substrate-binding domain-containing protein encodes MTQSRRQLPPLNALRAFEVSGRRLNFRAAAEELGITQGAVAQQVRGLESQLGLMLFQRLPRGLALTAQGAAYLAEVTRALDTLGEATGRLLARPDTVTISVTPTVAAKLLIPRLAEFYTALPDIDLRTVATEALADFDRDQVDIAVRLTRQPFPATLQAKLLFRQQLVAVASPHLVKGLTLPLANEALRSLPLLHDSQDHWRVFLGSREKLSGAAFNHTTLALDAALAGQGVVLACSAFVAADLEAGRLIQVSDTTATVGPDYFLVRKRLASPRKAVDAVWDWCATRLSLT; translated from the coding sequence ATGACTCAATCCCGCCGCCAGCTGCCGCCGTTGAATGCGCTGCGTGCCTTCGAGGTTTCCGGCCGCAGGTTGAATTTCCGCGCCGCCGCCGAGGAGCTCGGCATCACGCAAGGGGCGGTTGCACAGCAGGTCCGCGGTCTGGAAAGTCAGCTCGGCCTTATGCTGTTCCAGCGCCTTCCCCGCGGGCTCGCGCTGACTGCGCAGGGCGCGGCCTATCTGGCGGAGGTGACCCGAGCCCTCGATACGCTTGGCGAGGCAACGGGACGGCTTCTCGCGCGGCCGGACACCGTGACGATCAGCGTCACCCCGACCGTCGCCGCAAAGCTGTTGATACCGCGACTCGCCGAGTTCTACACCGCCCTTCCCGACATAGACCTGAGAACGGTCGCCACCGAGGCGCTGGCGGATTTCGATCGCGACCAGGTGGATATCGCCGTGCGCCTCACCCGGCAGCCTTTTCCGGCGACCCTGCAGGCAAAGCTGCTGTTTCGCCAGCAACTGGTCGCGGTCGCGAGCCCGCATCTGGTCAAAGGTCTCACCCTTCCGCTCGCCAACGAAGCGCTTCGCAGCCTGCCGCTCCTGCATGACTCGCAAGATCACTGGCGGGTATTCCTGGGAAGCCGCGAGAAGCTGTCCGGCGCGGCATTCAACCACACGACGCTGGCTCTGGATGCGGCACTCGCCGGCCAAGGCGTGGTGCTCGCATGCAGCGCCTTCGTGGCGGCCGATCTCGAGGCTGGGCGACTGATCCAGGTCTCGGACACGACGGCGACCGTCGGTCCCGATTACTTCCTCGTCCGCAAACGCTTGGCATCACCGCGAAAGGCCGTGGACGCGGTATGGGACTGGTGCGCGACGCGGCTATCGCTCACCTAG
- a CDS encoding SDR family oxidoreductase, which produces MSEQKVALITAGGSGMGAAAARKLAADGYRIAVLSSSGKGEALAKELGGVGVTGSNLSNDDVKRLVDLSMERWGRIDALVNSAGHGPRAPILDLSDEDWHKGMEVYFLSAVRPIRLVAPIMERQGGGAIVNISTAWAFEPSPMFPTSAVFRAGLASFTKIFADTYAPKNIRLNNVLPGWIDSLPATEERRDSVPMRRYGTSEEIAATIAFLLSEGAGYITGQNIRVDGGIARSV; this is translated from the coding sequence ATGTCTGAACAAAAAGTCGCTCTCATCACGGCAGGCGGATCCGGCATGGGCGCCGCAGCCGCAAGGAAACTGGCTGCGGACGGCTATCGCATCGCGGTTCTCTCCTCCTCCGGCAAGGGCGAGGCGTTGGCAAAGGAACTCGGCGGCGTCGGGGTCACCGGTTCCAACCTGTCCAATGACGACGTGAAGCGGCTCGTCGATCTCTCGATGGAGCGATGGGGGCGCATCGACGCGTTGGTCAATTCCGCCGGCCACGGACCGCGTGCGCCGATCCTCGACCTCTCCGACGAGGACTGGCACAAGGGAATGGAGGTCTATTTCCTGAGCGCGGTGCGCCCGATCCGGCTGGTCGCGCCGATCATGGAAAGGCAGGGCGGCGGCGCCATCGTCAATATCTCGACGGCTTGGGCTTTCGAACCCTCGCCGATGTTCCCGACCTCGGCGGTCTTCCGCGCCGGCTTGGCGAGCTTCACCAAGATCTTCGCGGATACCTATGCGCCCAAGAATATCCGCCTGAACAACGTCCTGCCCGGCTGGATCGACAGCCTGCCAGCCACCGAGGAGCGGCGCGACAGCGTCCCGATGCGCCGCTACGGCACCAGCGAGGAAATCGCGGCAACCATCGCCTTTCTCCTATCCGAAGGCGCGGGCTATATCACCGGCCAGAACATCCGCGTCGACGGCGGCATCGCCCGTTCCGTCTGA
- a CDS encoding thiolase family protein, translated as MSYAYQPDEDWQPVVVAAYRTPIGRAFGALATVTAEDLLAPIIRRILAETAIVPEDIDDVLVGNAAGGGGNIGRLAALAAGLPVAVPGVAIDRQCGSGLEAIIMAARLIQAKAGACFLAGGVESVSTAPWRVERPKANGALPRFYGRARFSPESVGDPDMGIAAENVAREFSISRQRQDEFALRSHRLAVAAAEADVFRPEIIEIPTAHGLSERDECPRPTTSLEALAKLRPVFLADGSVTAGNACPVNDGAGLVLIMRRGMARRFGIKKGLAFIDGAAAGVDPNLLGIGPVASTKKLLKRQPTLTLSGVDAIEFNEAFAAQVLASLDQLEISSDAVNREGGAIALGHPFGASGAILVTRLHTQLVRSGAPGATGLAMIGIGGGIGLTALFEAVALS; from the coding sequence TTGTCCTACGCCTACCAGCCTGACGAGGATTGGCAGCCGGTTGTGGTGGCCGCCTACCGCACGCCGATCGGCCGGGCCTTCGGCGCGCTTGCGACGGTGACGGCCGAAGACCTGCTTGCGCCGATCATCCGCCGCATCCTCGCCGAAACGGCGATCGTGCCCGAGGATATAGACGATGTGCTGGTCGGCAATGCCGCCGGCGGCGGCGGCAACATCGGTCGGCTGGCGGCACTCGCCGCCGGCCTGCCTGTTGCCGTTCCCGGGGTCGCCATCGACCGGCAATGCGGCTCCGGCCTTGAGGCGATCATCATGGCTGCCCGGCTGATCCAGGCAAAGGCCGGCGCCTGCTTTCTCGCAGGCGGCGTGGAAAGCGTCAGCACCGCGCCATGGCGTGTCGAAAGGCCGAAAGCCAATGGCGCGCTGCCGCGCTTTTACGGCCGCGCCCGGTTTTCCCCCGAATCCGTGGGCGACCCGGATATGGGCATCGCCGCCGAAAACGTCGCGCGAGAATTTTCCATCTCGCGGCAGCGGCAGGATGAATTCGCCCTGCGCAGCCACCGGCTCGCCGTTGCGGCTGCCGAAGCGGATGTCTTCCGGCCGGAGATCATTGAGATCCCCACCGCTCACGGACTGAGCGAACGCGACGAGTGCCCGCGCCCTACGACATCGCTCGAGGCGCTCGCAAAACTCCGGCCGGTCTTCCTGGCCGACGGCTCGGTGACGGCAGGCAACGCCTGCCCTGTGAATGACGGCGCCGGCCTGGTGCTCATCATGCGCCGCGGCATGGCAAGACGCTTCGGCATCAAAAAGGGACTTGCCTTCATCGACGGCGCCGCCGCCGGCGTCGATCCCAACCTGCTCGGCATCGGCCCGGTCGCCTCGACGAAGAAGCTCCTGAAGCGCCAGCCAACGCTCACGCTCTCCGGCGTCGACGCCATCGAATTCAACGAGGCTTTCGCCGCCCAGGTCTTGGCTTCGCTGGATCAGCTCGAAATCTCTTCGGACGCGGTCAACAGGGAAGGCGGCGCCATTGCATTGGGCCATCCCTTCGGTGCATCCGGCGCGATTCTCGTTACCCGGCTACATACTCAGCTGGTCCGCAGCGGCGCTCCCGGCGCAACCGGTCTCGCCATGATCGGCATCGGCGGCGGCATCGGGCTGACGGCGCTGTTCGAGGCTGTCGCGCTTTCCTGA
- a CDS encoding IS66 family transposase, whose amino-acid sequence MTKRRLPMAEHADTLSLKALRELVTGLVERADRADARIEKLEAENQRLRDENDQLRLENTRLKIDNQLLRDEIARLKNLPPRPPFRPSGMEKATGGKTLTGKNPAPRPRGPKNDTKRVTREEVLAVNVPPGSRFKGYKDCFVRDLVLRVEVVRYRRECWVTPEGDTIIAPLPVGIRGGFGLNLRRFCLMLHAHGQVTTQRMTTLLNDVGVEISKRQVVRLLTERLDGFHAEDAAVLHAGLVSAPYVTVDDTGARHANRNFYTTHIGGEHFTAFRTTSSKSRLNFLALLRGNYQDYVLNDAAFTFLEDRQVDPALLARLSTHEPQRFANQVPFLAYLAEKGIDIFDRDIIRPFAEAGIWGSIRHHGLVGNAVIVSDDAGQFRVGTHALCWVHAERLLHKLMPATPRQGKHVETLRELIWLFYKQLKNYQRSPGRRAARGLQVRFDRIFSIRTGYRDLDQLLLRLKRRKAELLRVLERPETPLNTNASERDLRGFVIKRKISGGTVSRNGRQARDSMLGLMKTCQKLGLSFWHYLGDRLGMGDDDHPVPPLPSMVAARA is encoded by the coding sequence ATGACGAAACGCCGCCTGCCCATGGCCGAGCATGCCGACACGCTGTCGCTGAAGGCGCTGCGCGAGCTCGTGACGGGTTTGGTGGAGCGGGCTGATCGAGCAGATGCCCGGATTGAGAAGCTCGAAGCTGAGAACCAAAGGCTTCGGGATGAGAACGACCAGCTCAGGCTCGAGAACACCCGGCTGAAGATCGACAACCAGCTTTTGCGTGACGAGATTGCTCGCCTGAAAAACCTGCCGCCGCGCCCGCCCTTCAGACCGTCGGGGATGGAAAAGGCAACGGGTGGCAAGACGCTCACCGGCAAGAATCCGGCGCCCAGGCCGCGAGGGCCGAAGAACGATACGAAGCGGGTCACGCGTGAAGAGGTGCTGGCTGTCAATGTACCGCCTGGATCGCGCTTCAAGGGCTACAAGGACTGTTTCGTCCGGGATCTGGTGTTGCGGGTCGAGGTGGTTCGTTACCGTCGGGAATGCTGGGTGACGCCGGAGGGAGACACCATCATCGCGCCGCTGCCTGTGGGGATACGAGGCGGGTTTGGGCTCAATCTGCGGCGATTTTGTCTGATGCTGCATGCGCATGGGCAGGTCACGACGCAGCGAATGACGACGTTGCTCAACGACGTCGGTGTCGAAATCTCCAAACGCCAGGTGGTTCGTTTGCTGACAGAACGGCTGGACGGCTTTCATGCGGAGGATGCAGCCGTCCTCCACGCCGGCCTGGTCTCGGCGCCCTATGTGACGGTCGACGACACCGGTGCCCGTCACGCCAACCGCAATTTTTATACGACGCATATCGGTGGCGAGCATTTCACCGCCTTTCGCACGACGTCCTCGAAGTCGCGACTGAACTTCCTGGCGCTGCTGCGCGGCAACTATCAGGACTATGTCCTTAACGATGCCGCCTTCACTTTTCTCGAAGACCGACAGGTCGACCCTGCCCTTCTGGCACGGTTGAGCACCCACGAACCGCAGCGGTTTGCCAATCAGGTTCCGTTCCTCGCCTATCTGGCTGAGAAGGGTATCGACATCTTTGACCGGGACATTATCCGCCCGTTTGCCGAGGCCGGTATCTGGGGCTCCATTCGCCATCATGGGCTGGTCGGTAATGCGGTGATCGTCTCCGACGATGCCGGGCAGTTTCGGGTCGGTACCCACGCGCTGTGTTGGGTCCATGCGGAACGGCTTCTGCACAAGCTGATGCCGGCGACGCCGCGCCAGGGAAAACATGTCGAGACCCTGCGCGAGCTGATCTGGCTCTTCTACAAGCAGCTGAAAAACTACCAGCGAAGTCCAGGACGGCGTGCAGCCCGCGGTCTTCAGGTTCGGTTCGATCGGATATTCTCCATCCGCACCGGATATCGCGACCTCGATCAACTGCTGTTGCGGCTGAAGCGCCGCAAGGCCGAGCTGTTGCGGGTTTTGGAGCGGCCTGAGACGCCGCTGAATACGAACGCCTCGGAACGGGATCTGCGCGGGTTCGTCATCAAGCGAAAGATCTCGGGTGGCACGGTCAGCCGCAATGGCCGACAAGCGCGCGACAGCATGCTCGGGCTGATGAAGACCTGCCAAAAGCTTGGTCTGTCGTTCTGGCACTATCTTGGCGATCGGCTGGGCATGGGTGATGACGACCATCCTGTTCCGCCCCTCCCTTCCATGGTTGCGGCACGCGCCTGA
- a CDS encoding zinc-dependent alcohol dehydrogenase family protein — translation MQYQAVVRKFGPAQEVVGIERTPLPVLRRDQVRVRLLARSINPSDIITISGAYAGRTTLPFVPGFEAFGVVEACGEDVYGLPPGTCVLPVRSAGGWQEFKDTDPNWCLRVPDTLSDFEAATSYVNPMTAWLMLHNKIGLRSGMRIAVNAAASSIGSILIGLANTMGVEPVAIVRSEDSRQRLRGRLETVIVDREDSDLAAGLAGRHGLDAVLDCVGGPRASVLADALKPGGHFVHYGLLSGESIPNSFWASHPDIIFSFCHLREWVHSEAMDNVQRAYSEVAAQIASGVIATEVREVFPLERIGEALQSAVPFRTGGKVLLA, via the coding sequence ATGCAATATCAGGCCGTCGTGCGAAAATTCGGCCCGGCTCAGGAAGTCGTCGGCATCGAGCGGACGCCGCTGCCGGTGCTGCGGCGCGACCAGGTTCGGGTGCGGCTGCTGGCGCGCTCGATCAATCCTTCCGATATCATCACCATTTCGGGCGCCTATGCCGGCCGCACGACCCTGCCCTTCGTCCCCGGCTTCGAGGCCTTCGGCGTGGTCGAAGCCTGCGGCGAAGATGTGTACGGGTTGCCGCCAGGGACGTGCGTGCTGCCGGTGCGCAGCGCCGGCGGCTGGCAGGAGTTCAAGGATACCGACCCCAACTGGTGCCTGCGCGTTCCGGACACACTCTCCGATTTCGAGGCGGCCACTAGCTATGTCAACCCAATGACCGCCTGGCTGATGTTGCACAACAAGATCGGGCTGAGATCGGGCATGCGCATCGCCGTCAACGCCGCCGCCTCCTCGATCGGATCGATCCTGATCGGCCTCGCCAATACGATGGGCGTCGAACCGGTGGCGATCGTCCGCAGCGAAGACTCCCGCCAGCGCCTGCGCGGCCGGCTCGAGACGGTCATTGTCGACAGGGAGGACAGCGACCTGGCAGCCGGGCTCGCCGGCCGGCATGGGCTGGACGCCGTGCTCGACTGCGTCGGCGGCCCGCGCGCCTCGGTTCTTGCCGATGCGCTCAAGCCCGGCGGACATTTCGTGCATTATGGCCTGCTCTCCGGTGAGAGCATCCCGAATTCCTTCTGGGCCTCCCACCCCGATATCATCTTCTCCTTTTGCCATCTGCGGGAATGGGTTCATTCCGAAGCAATGGATAATGTCCAGCGCGCCTATTCCGAGGTGGCGGCGCAGATCGCTTCGGGGGTGATCGCGACCGAGGTGCGGGAGGTCTTTCCGCTGGAAAGGATCGGCGAGGCACTGCAATCCGCCGTTCCCTTCCGGACAGGCGGCAAAGTGCTGCTCGCCTGA